A window of Zingiber officinale cultivar Zhangliang chromosome 5A, Zo_v1.1, whole genome shotgun sequence contains these coding sequences:
- the LOC121980228 gene encoding premnaspirodiene oxygenase-like: protein MELQLQVPSLPVLLSIFLVLLIIVRRVFSSKSKHVGPEFPTPSRLPFIGSIHLLIGKLPHHALRDLARKHGNVMKLRLGQVDQIILSSREGAQQVLKAQDANFAFRPEFTAAKIIAYGQSDIAFSNGEYWRQLRKICVMELLGAKRVKSFVSLRKEQVGRLMSDVSNAAAIGKPVNLGERLNELTNSIVVQASFGRRCQQQKKFMETIKEVIKLASGFSVGDLFPSLQVVDILTGFSTQLKKYHKKLDVILDATIKEHQMNRDAGEEEDLIDVLLRLKDEGNLEVPISFDNIKAVVIDMFAGGTETTANTIEWAMSELMLRPSTLQRAQKEVREAMKDKGYIEETDVPQFNYLHEVVKETLRLHPPFPLLFPRVAQETTEVLGYTLPAGTRVLVNVWALGRDPRYWKDAEIFKPERFEEGVDKEFKGNDFEFLPFGAGRRMCAGMTFGLTTLELALSQLLFHFDWAFPKGVKAEDIDMSESFGASASRKVNLLLVPSPRYPLRVSE, encoded by the exons ATGGAGTTACAGTTGCAGGTCCCTTCCCTTCCCGTCTTGCTCTCCATCTTCTTGGTTCTCCTGATCATCGTCAGGAGGGTCTTCAGCTCCAAGTCTAAGCACGTAGGGCCGGAGTTTCCCACCCCCTCAAGGCTTCCCTTCATCGGAAGCATTCATCTTCTCATTGGCAAGTTGCCCCACCATGCGCTCCGCGACCTGGCTCGCAAGCATGGGAATGTCATGAAACTCCGCCTCGGCCAAGTCGACCAAATCATACTCAGTTCGCGGGAGGGCGCGCAGCAGGTGCTCAAGGCGCAGGACGCCAACTTCGCCTTTCGCCCTGAGTTCACCGCCGCCAAGATCATTGCGTACGGCCAGAGCGACATCGCCTTCTCCAACGGCGAGTACTGGCGCCAGCTGCGCAAGATCTGCGTCATGGAGCTGCTCGGCGCGAAGCGTGTCAAGTCGTTTGTGTCTTTGAGAAAAGAGCAGGTCGGTCGTCTCATGAGCGACGTCAGCAACGCTGCTGCCATCGGGAAGCCAGTCAACCTGGGGGAGAGGCTGAACGAGTTAACCAACTCCATCGTGGTCCAAGCTTCGTTTGGGAGAAGGTGCCAGCAACAGAAGAAGTTCATGGAGACCATCAAGGAAGTCATCAAACTGGCTAGCGGATTTAGCGTTGGTGATCTCTTTCCATCTCTCCAGGTTGTTGATATCCTCACTGGATTTAGCACTCAGTTaaagaaatatcacaagaaactagaTGTGATCCTGGATGCGACAATCAAGGAGCATCAGATGAACCGCGATGCAGGTGAAGAGGAGGATCTTATTGATGTTTTACTCAGGCTCAAAGACGAAGGCAATCTAGAAGTGCCAATCTCATTTGACAACATCAAGGCTGTTGTGATT GATATGTTTGCTGGAGGAACGGAGACAACCGCAAACACCATTGAATGGGCTATGTCTGAGCTCATGTTGCGCCCTTCCACATTACAGAGAGCTCAAAAAGAGGTCAGAGAAGCTATGAAGGATAAAGGTTACATCGAGGAGACCGATGTTCCACAATTTAACTATCTCCATGAAGTGGTCAAAGAAACTTTAAGGTTGCATCCGCCATTCCCCCTCTTGTTTCCACGAGTGGCTCAAGAGACTACTGAAGTTCTCGGCTACACACTTCCTGCTGGAACAAGAGTCCTCGTCAATGTCTGGGCACTAGGAAGGGATCCAAGATACTGGAAGGATGCCGAGATCTTTAAGCCCGAGAGATTCGAAGAAGGTGTCGACAAAGAATTCAAAGGCAATGACTTTGAGTTCTTGCCATTCGGTGCCGGTAGAAGGATGTGTGCAGGCATGACCTTTGGATTGACCACTTTGGAGCTGGCATTGTCTCAGCTTCTGTTCCACTTCGATTGGGCATTTCCGAAAGGAGTGAAAGCAGAGGACATTGACATGTCTGAATCTTTCGGAGCAAGCGCTTCAAGGAAGGTTAATCTTCTCTTAGTTCCTTCACCTCGCTACCCCTTGCGGGTCTCcgagtaa